One part of the Methylobacterium terrae genome encodes these proteins:
- a CDS encoding cupin domain-containing protein — protein MTDDEVGARLRHVRTLHGLSQRALAKRAGVVNSTISLIESGQTNPSVGALKRILDAVPIGLAEFFSLTPERTEKAFYAGEELVEIGKGRISYRQVGDSLFGRALQLLKERYEPGSDTGRVPLVHDGEEGGIVLSGRLEVTVDDERRVLGPGDAYYFSSRRPHRFRCVGPHPCEVVSACTPPTF, from the coding sequence GTGACCGACGACGAGGTGGGGGCGCGCCTGCGCCACGTCCGCACGCTGCACGGCCTGTCGCAGCGAGCGCTCGCCAAGCGCGCGGGCGTCGTCAACTCCACCATCTCGCTGATCGAGTCGGGCCAGACCAACCCGTCGGTCGGCGCCCTCAAGCGCATCCTCGACGCGGTGCCGATCGGGCTCGCCGAGTTCTTCTCCCTGACGCCGGAGCGGACCGAGAAGGCGTTCTACGCCGGCGAGGAGCTGGTCGAGATCGGCAAGGGCCGGATCTCCTACCGGCAGGTCGGCGACAGCCTGTTCGGCCGCGCGCTGCAACTCCTCAAGGAGCGCTACGAGCCCGGTTCCGACACCGGCCGCGTGCCGCTCGTCCATGACGGCGAGGAGGGCGGCATCGTGCTCTCGGGCAGGCTCGAGGTGACGGTGGACGACGAGCGCCGGGTGCTCGGGCCGGGCGACGCCTACTACTTCTCGAGCCGCCGGCCGCACCGTTTCCGCTGCGTCGGGCCCCATCCGTGCGAGGTGGTGAGCGCCTGCACCCCGCCGACCTTCTGA
- a CDS encoding aspartate aminotransferase family protein: protein MNAHPPRLNRPSLDAYWMPFTANRQFKAAPRLLVGAQGMHYTADDGREVLDGTAGLWCVNAGHGRRRIAEAVERQLSTLDYAPSFQMGHPIAFEFAERLAAIAPGGALDRVFFTGSGSESVDTALKIALAYQRAIGQGTRTRVIGRERGYHGVGFGGISVGGLVNNRRMFPLLPGVDHLRHTHDLSRNAFVQGQPEHGADLADDLERLVALHGAETIAAVIVEPVAGSTGVLVPPKGYLERLREIATKHGILLIFDEVITGFGRLGAPFATDYFGVTPDLITTAKGLTNGTIPMGAVFATRQVHDALMHGPEGAIELFHGYTYSGHPVACAAGLATLEIYAEEDLLTRTTQVQAHWHAAMHALRDCPHVIDIRTIGLIAGIELEPRAGAPGARAYDVFTDCFEKGLLIRVTGDIIALSPPLIAEAEHIDTMASMLGEALRRAA from the coding sequence ATGAACGCCCATCCGCCGCGCCTCAACCGCCCGAGCCTCGACGCCTACTGGATGCCGTTCACGGCCAACCGCCAGTTCAAGGCCGCGCCGCGCCTGCTCGTCGGGGCGCAAGGCATGCACTACACCGCCGATGACGGGCGCGAGGTCCTCGACGGCACCGCCGGCCTGTGGTGCGTCAATGCCGGGCACGGCCGCCGCCGCATCGCGGAAGCCGTCGAGCGCCAGCTCTCGACCCTCGATTACGCGCCCTCGTTCCAGATGGGCCACCCGATCGCCTTCGAGTTCGCCGAGCGCCTCGCCGCCATCGCGCCGGGGGGCGCCCTCGACCGGGTGTTCTTCACCGGCTCAGGGTCGGAATCGGTCGATACCGCGCTCAAGATCGCGCTGGCCTACCAGCGCGCCATCGGCCAGGGCACCCGGACCCGGGTGATCGGGCGCGAGCGCGGCTATCACGGCGTCGGCTTCGGCGGCATCTCGGTTGGGGGCCTCGTCAACAACCGCCGGATGTTCCCGCTCCTGCCGGGGGTCGACCACCTGCGCCACACCCACGATCTGTCGCGCAACGCCTTCGTGCAGGGCCAGCCCGAGCACGGCGCCGATCTCGCCGACGACCTCGAGCGGCTGGTGGCGCTCCACGGCGCCGAGACCATCGCGGCGGTGATCGTCGAGCCGGTCGCGGGCTCGACCGGCGTGCTGGTGCCGCCGAAGGGCTACCTGGAGCGCCTGCGCGAGATCGCGACGAAGCACGGCATCCTCTTGATCTTCGACGAGGTCATCACCGGCTTCGGCCGCCTCGGCGCGCCCTTCGCCACCGACTATTTCGGCGTGACGCCGGATCTGATCACCACCGCCAAGGGGCTCACCAACGGGACGATCCCGATGGGCGCCGTCTTCGCCACCCGCCAGGTGCACGACGCGCTGATGCACGGGCCGGAGGGCGCGATCGAGCTCTTCCACGGCTACACCTATTCGGGCCACCCGGTCGCCTGCGCGGCCGGCCTCGCCACCCTGGAGATCTACGCGGAGGAGGATCTCCTCACCCGCACGACGCAGGTCCAGGCGCACTGGCACGCGGCCATGCACGCGCTTCGCGACTGCCCGCACGTGATCGACATCCGCACCATCGGCCTCATCGCCGGCATCGAGCTCGAGCCCCGGGCCGGGGCACCGGGGGCGCGGGCCTACGACGTCTTCACCGACTGCTTCGAGAAGGGCCTCTTGATCCGCGTCACCGGCGACATCATCGCCCTGTCGCCGCCGCTGATCGCGGAAGCCGAGCACATCGACACGATGGCCTCGATGCTCGGCGAGGCGCTGCGGCGGGCGGCGTGA
- a CDS encoding GGDEF domain-containing protein yields the protein MISVSLAGNLLAVGIASQSLVPLRDVARLVEDPALKRGWLALMAAVVTCMALVAVKAFREAHRSLDADGAAQIVIHVVSGLFVVAIARLSRRTARNVVRLEGFEVQAFTDGLTGLGNRHMFVKRLDEETARAREAGTPLSLIVLDIDHFKQINDTYGHAVGDLVLQHVADRIAAATRNADTVCRIGGEEMVVIVPRIDPDQAAEMADALRAAIGAATVPVGDGRAVAATVSLGFATRRPEEGGGSLFDRADAALYAAKRGGRDRVALAA from the coding sequence ATGATCTCCGTCAGCTTGGCCGGCAATCTCCTGGCCGTGGGCATCGCCTCGCAATCGCTCGTGCCGCTTCGGGACGTCGCGCGCCTGGTGGAGGATCCCGCCCTGAAACGGGGCTGGCTGGCGTTGATGGCGGCGGTCGTGACCTGCATGGCGCTGGTGGCCGTCAAGGCCTTCCGCGAGGCGCACCGGTCCCTCGACGCCGACGGCGCGGCCCAGATCGTCATCCACGTCGTCAGCGGCCTGTTCGTGGTGGCGATCGCCCGGCTGTCGCGCCGGACGGCGCGCAACGTCGTCCGGCTCGAGGGCTTCGAGGTGCAGGCCTTCACCGACGGTCTGACCGGCCTCGGCAACCGCCACATGTTCGTCAAGCGCCTGGACGAGGAGACCGCCCGGGCCCGGGAGGCCGGCACGCCGCTGTCGCTGATCGTGCTCGACATCGACCACTTCAAGCAGATCAACGACACCTACGGGCACGCGGTCGGCGACCTGGTGCTCCAGCACGTCGCCGACCGGATCGCGGCCGCGACGCGCAACGCCGACACGGTGTGCCGGATCGGCGGCGAGGAGATGGTGGTGATCGTGCCGCGGATCGATCCCGACCAGGCGGCGGAGATGGCCGACGCGCTTCGCGCCGCGATCGGCGCCGCCACCGTGCCGGTCGGCGACGGCCGCGCGGTCGCCGCCACCGTCAGCCTCGGCTTCGCCACGCGCCGGCCCGAGGAAGGCGGCGGCTCCCTCTTCGACCGCGCCGACGCCGCGCTCTACGCCGCCAAGCGCGGCGGCCGCGACCGGGTCGCCCTCGCCGCCTGA
- a CDS encoding ATP-binding cassette domain-containing protein codes for MTTPLLAIERLTRDYTLRGAGSTPRSLRAVDDVSLDVAAGSIVAVVGESGCGKSTLARIVMALDRPTGGTVRLGGDDLFALSPKALARKRRDFQMVFQDPYGSLNPRHSVGRIVAEPLHLLDDAPRGRDRQALVARALEDVGLPARAAERYPHEFSGGQRQRIAIARALITNPKLVVADEAVSALDLSIQAQILRLILSLRDRHGLTVLFITHNIGVVDEIADRVGVMRAGRLVETGPVREVLDHPREEYTRTLLAAEPTLAVLGRRARRG; via the coding sequence GTGACCACCCCACTTCTCGCGATCGAACGCCTCACCCGCGACTACACCCTGCGGGGCGCCGGCAGCACCCCGCGGTCCCTGCGCGCCGTCGACGACGTCAGCCTCGACGTCGCGGCCGGTAGCATCGTCGCGGTGGTCGGCGAATCGGGCTGCGGCAAGTCGACCCTGGCGCGCATCGTCATGGCCCTCGACCGGCCGACCGGCGGCACGGTGCGGCTCGGCGGCGACGATCTGTTCGCGCTCAGCCCCAAGGCGCTCGCGCGCAAGCGGCGCGACTTCCAGATGGTGTTCCAGGACCCCTACGGCTCGCTCAACCCGCGCCACTCGGTCGGGCGCATCGTCGCCGAGCCGCTGCACCTCCTCGACGACGCGCCCCGGGGCCGCGACCGGCAAGCCCTCGTCGCCCGGGCGCTCGAGGATGTCGGCCTGCCGGCACGAGCCGCCGAGCGCTATCCGCACGAATTCTCCGGCGGCCAGCGCCAGCGCATCGCCATCGCCCGGGCGCTGATCACCAACCCGAAGCTCGTCGTCGCCGACGAGGCGGTCTCGGCCCTCGACCTGTCGATCCAGGCCCAGATCCTGCGCCTGATCCTGTCGTTACGCGACCGCCACGGCCTGACCGTGCTGTTCATCACCCACAATATCGGCGTCGTCGACGAGATCGCCGACCGGGTCGGGGTGATGCGGGCCGGGCGCCTGGTCGAGACCGGGCCGGTGCGCGAGGTGCTGGATCACCCGCGCGAGGAGTACACGCGCACGCTGCTCGCCGCCGAGCCGACCCTGGCGGTGCTCGGCCGGCGCGCGCGGCGGGGATGA
- a CDS encoding ABC transporter ATP-binding protein, with amino-acid sequence MLAIRNLSIAFPGRDGPVHVVDDVSIEVGRGESLGIVGESGSGKSMLSLATIGLLPGGARTSGEILLEGKNILGLSERELCSLRGRRIGMIFQEPMTALNPAMTAGRQIAEGLRLHRGTGRAEARAEALRLLDRVRIPDPARRIDSYPHEMSGGQRQRVGIAIALALKPDLLIADEPTTALDVTVQKEILDILDELVADLGLSLILISHDLGVIARSTDRTLVMCRGRAVEEGPTEAVLRRPAAQYTRDLIAALPRRARAGLGGNHAAGGAR; translated from the coding sequence ATGCTCGCGATCCGCAACCTCTCCATCGCCTTTCCGGGACGCGACGGCCCGGTGCACGTCGTCGACGACGTCTCAATCGAGGTCGGGCGCGGCGAGAGCCTCGGCATCGTCGGCGAGTCGGGCTCGGGCAAGTCGATGCTGTCGCTCGCGACCATCGGGCTCCTGCCGGGGGGCGCCCGCACCTCCGGCGAGATCCTGCTCGAGGGAAAGAACATCCTGGGGCTGAGCGAGCGCGAGCTGTGCTCCTTGCGCGGCCGGCGCATCGGCATGATCTTCCAGGAGCCGATGACGGCGCTCAACCCCGCCATGACCGCGGGCCGGCAGATCGCCGAGGGCCTGCGCCTGCACCGCGGAACCGGCCGGGCCGAGGCGCGCGCCGAGGCGCTCCGCCTCCTCGACCGGGTGCGGATCCCCGATCCCGCGCGCCGCATCGACAGCTACCCGCACGAGATGTCCGGCGGCCAGCGCCAGCGGGTCGGCATCGCGATCGCGCTGGCGTTGAAGCCCGACCTCCTGATCGCCGATGAGCCGACCACGGCCCTCGACGTCACGGTGCAGAAGGAGATCCTCGACATCCTCGACGAGCTGGTGGCCGATCTCGGCCTGTCCCTGATCCTCATCAGCCACGACCTCGGGGTGATCGCCCGCAGCACCGACCGGACCCTGGTGATGTGCCGCGGCCGGGCGGTGGAGGAGGGGCCGACCGAGGCGGTGCTGCGCCGTCCCGCGGCGCAGTACACCCGCGACCTGATCGCGGCGCTGCCGCGCCGGGCCAGGGCCGGCCTCGGCGGGAACCACGCCGCCGGAGGCGCCCGGTGA
- a CDS encoding ABC transporter permease gives MTALALRPRLRPGSVALLVGGILTAFLVGAALLSLVWTPEDPTRMRILQKLKGPLVSGLLGTDHLGRDVASMLMRGAFNSLTVAFAAVGLGAVLGTLAGVAAAAGPRLDAVLMRICDALFALPPILSAIMLGALLGPGALTAIIAIGVFMIPVFARVTRGAAMQIWAREYIMAARMAGKGTARITAEHVLPNIAGQIIVQVTIQLAMSILTEAGLSFLGLGLPPPAPTWGRMLAESQTYLTQAPHLALAPGLTIAAAVLGLNLLGDGLAARLDPRRRQAS, from the coding sequence GTGACGGCGCTCGCCCTGCGCCCCCGGCTCCGCCCCGGCAGCGTCGCGCTCCTCGTCGGCGGCATCCTGACGGCGTTCCTCGTCGGGGCGGCGCTCCTTTCCCTGGTCTGGACCCCCGAGGACCCGACCCGGATGCGCATCCTGCAGAAGCTGAAGGGGCCGCTGGTCTCAGGGCTCCTCGGCACCGACCATCTCGGGCGCGACGTCGCCTCGATGCTGATGCGCGGCGCCTTCAACTCGCTCACCGTCGCGTTCGCGGCGGTAGGCCTGGGGGCGGTGCTCGGCACGCTCGCCGGCGTCGCCGCCGCCGCGGGGCCTCGGCTCGACGCGGTGCTGATGCGGATCTGCGACGCGCTGTTCGCCCTGCCGCCGATCCTGTCGGCGATCATGCTGGGCGCACTGCTCGGCCCGGGCGCGCTGACCGCGATCATCGCCATCGGGGTGTTCATGATCCCGGTCTTCGCCCGGGTCACCCGCGGCGCGGCGATGCAGATCTGGGCGCGGGAGTACATCATGGCGGCGCGCATGGCCGGCAAGGGCACGGCGCGGATCACGGCCGAGCACGTGCTGCCCAACATCGCCGGGCAGATCATCGTCCAGGTCACGATCCAGCTCGCCATGTCGATCCTGACCGAGGCGGGCCTGAGCTTCCTCGGACTCGGCCTGCCGCCGCCGGCCCCGACCTGGGGGAGGATGTTGGCGGAGTCGCAGACCTACCTCACCCAGGCGCCCCACCTCGCCCTCGCCCCCGGCCTCACGATCGCGGCCGCGGTGCTCGGCCTCAACCTCCTGGGCGACGGGCTCGCCGCCCGCCTCGATCCGCGCCGCCGGCAGGCCTCCTGA
- a CDS encoding ABC transporter permease, which produces MLRHLLRRAAGFAVTFLLISVLVFGMMEIVPGDPASAMLGTSATPETLAALRAQMGLDAPAVLRYLRWLGGLTSGNMGLSYTYGVPVGGLILERLAVTLPLTGLAVLLAVGIALPLGVTAAARPGGVADGAATLYAQGGIAVPNFWIGLLLIMVVALGLGWLPAGGFPGWGEPVAAFRALLLPALALAIPQSAVLTRVTRASVVEVMNEDFVRTARAKGASVSRALWRHAVPNAMVPVITMLGLQISFLIGGAVLVENVFTLPGMGRLAWQALAQRDLIVIQNVVMVFATVVIAVNLGVDLLYTLVDPRLRRRA; this is translated from the coding sequence ATGCTGAGGCACCTCCTCCGCCGCGCGGCCGGCTTCGCCGTCACCTTCCTGCTGATCTCGGTGCTCGTCTTCGGCATGATGGAGATCGTACCCGGGGACCCCGCCTCGGCGATGCTCGGCACCTCGGCGACCCCGGAGACGCTCGCGGCCCTGCGTGCCCAGATGGGCCTCGATGCGCCGGCGGTCCTCCGCTACCTGCGCTGGCTCGGCGGGCTGACGAGCGGCAACATGGGTCTGTCCTACACCTACGGCGTGCCGGTGGGTGGGCTGATCCTCGAGCGGCTGGCGGTGACGCTGCCGCTCACCGGACTGGCCGTTCTCCTCGCGGTCGGCATCGCGCTGCCGCTCGGCGTCACCGCGGCGGCGCGGCCCGGCGGCGTGGCCGACGGCGCCGCCACCCTCTACGCGCAAGGAGGCATCGCGGTCCCGAACTTCTGGATCGGGCTCCTGCTCATCATGGTGGTGGCTTTGGGCCTCGGCTGGCTGCCGGCCGGCGGCTTCCCGGGCTGGGGCGAGCCCGTGGCGGCGTTCCGCGCCCTGCTCCTCCCGGCGCTCGCGCTCGCGATCCCGCAATCGGCGGTGCTGACCCGGGTGACGCGGGCCTCCGTCGTCGAGGTGATGAACGAGGATTTCGTGCGCACCGCCCGGGCCAAGGGCGCCTCGGTCTCGCGGGCGCTGTGGCGCCACGCCGTGCCGAACGCGATGGTGCCGGTCATCACCATGCTGGGCCTGCAGATCTCGTTCCTGATCGGCGGCGCGGTGCTGGTCGAGAACGTGTTCACCCTGCCGGGCATGGGCCGGCTCGCCTGGCAGGCGCTGGCGCAGCGCGACCTCATCGTGATCCAGAACGTCGTGATGGTGTTCGCCACCGTGGTGATCGCGGTCAATCTCGGCGTCGACCTGCTCTACACCCTGGTCGATCCCCGCCTGAGGAGGCGCGCGTGA
- a CDS encoding ABC transporter substrate-binding protein yields MVLRTRSSRRRLLAGALLAALAIPGLVGSVQAAPRTDLVLGMPVEPPGLDPTSAAPTVIGQVVWQNVFEGLTRVDRDGKVQPQLAKSWTVSPDGLTYTFALQTGVKFHNGEAFDANTAKFALDAIRAPGSVNPQKALYAVIAEATAPDPQTLVLTLSKPSGNLLFWLGLPAAVMVEPKSRDGLKTNPVGTGPFRFSAWRKGDRVELTRSPDHWDAARKVHLDKVTFRFIGDPQAAAAALRAGDVDAFPLLPAPELYAAFQKDKAFTAEPGLTEMKVVAGMNNAGKPFADKRVRQALMMAVDRKLLIEGAYSGYGAAIGSHYTPNDPGYRDLTGVYPYDPKKAKALLAEAGYAKGLTFTFKSPQMAYATRTAEILQAMFSEVGVTMTIVPTEFPAKWVQEVMRDRSFDMTVIAHAEPMDIAIYANDPYYFGYKNPAFNDVVARAAAATDEATRLTLYGEAQGILAEDVPALFLFVLPKLSVWKAKLTGFWKNEPVPSNDLTEVRWTE; encoded by the coding sequence ATGGTTCTACGCACGCGCTCCTCACGCCGTCGCCTCCTGGCGGGCGCCCTCCTGGCCGCGCTCGCGATTCCGGGCCTCGTCGGCTCGGTCCAGGCCGCGCCGCGCACCGACCTCGTGCTGGGCATGCCGGTGGAGCCGCCGGGCCTCGACCCGACCAGCGCCGCCCCGACGGTGATCGGCCAGGTGGTGTGGCAGAACGTGTTCGAGGGCCTGACCCGGGTCGACCGCGACGGCAAGGTGCAGCCGCAGCTGGCGAAGAGCTGGACCGTTTCGCCCGACGGCCTGACCTACACCTTCGCGCTCCAGACCGGGGTGAAGTTCCACAACGGCGAGGCGTTCGACGCCAACACCGCGAAATTCGCCCTCGACGCGATCCGGGCGCCGGGCTCGGTCAACCCGCAGAAGGCGCTCTACGCGGTCATCGCCGAAGCGACGGCGCCGGACCCGCAGACCCTGGTCCTCACGCTGTCGAAGCCGTCGGGCAACCTGCTGTTCTGGCTCGGCCTCCCGGCGGCGGTGATGGTCGAGCCGAAGTCGCGCGACGGCCTCAAGACCAATCCGGTCGGCACCGGGCCGTTCCGCTTCTCCGCCTGGCGCAAGGGCGACCGGGTCGAGCTGACGCGCAGCCCCGATCACTGGGACGCGGCCCGCAAGGTCCACCTCGACAAGGTCACGTTCCGCTTCATCGGCGATCCCCAGGCCGCCGCGGCGGCTCTGCGCGCCGGCGACGTCGACGCCTTCCCGCTGCTGCCGGCGCCGGAGCTCTACGCCGCCTTCCAGAAGGACAAGGCGTTCACGGCCGAGCCGGGCCTGACCGAGATGAAGGTCGTGGCCGGCATGAACAATGCCGGAAAGCCCTTCGCCGACAAGCGCGTGCGCCAGGCGCTGATGATGGCGGTCGACCGCAAGCTCCTGATCGAGGGCGCCTATTCGGGCTACGGCGCGGCCATCGGCAGCCACTACACGCCCAACGACCCGGGCTACAGGGACCTGACGGGGGTCTATCCCTACGATCCCAAGAAGGCGAAGGCGCTGCTGGCGGAGGCCGGCTACGCCAAGGGCCTGACCTTCACTTTCAAGTCGCCGCAGATGGCCTACGCCACCCGCACGGCGGAAATCCTGCAGGCGATGTTCTCCGAGGTCGGCGTGACGATGACCATCGTGCCGACCGAGTTCCCGGCCAAGTGGGTGCAGGAGGTGATGCGCGACCGCAGCTTCGACATGACGGTCATCGCCCATGCCGAGCCGATGGACATCGCGATCTATGCGAACGATCCGTATTATTTCGGCTACAAGAACCCGGCCTTCAACGACGTCGTGGCGAGAGCCGCCGCGGCCACCGACGAGGCGACGCGGCTGACGCTCTACGGCGAGGCGCAAGGGATCCTGGCCGAGGACGTGCCGGCCCTGTTCCTGTTCGTGCTGCCGAAGCTCAGCGTGTGGAAGGCCAAGCTCACGGGATTCTGGAAGAACGAGCCGGTGCCGTCGAACGACCTGACCGAGGTGCGATGGACGGAGTAG
- a CDS encoding acyl-CoA thioesterase — MTDGLEGDPRVLWSEDVLRYRDTDANGHVNNAVFAAFCESGRVQFFGTHLTPLLTPDTFFVIARFVIDYRAELHYPGRVRTATWLARAGRTSLGFRHRILTGDTVAGEAESICVLLAKDTRRPAPLGAAGEAAARLVVETPAA, encoded by the coding sequence ATGACCGACGGGCTCGAGGGCGATCCGCGGGTGCTGTGGAGCGAGGACGTGCTGCGCTACCGCGACACGGACGCCAACGGCCACGTCAACAACGCGGTCTTCGCCGCCTTCTGTGAGAGCGGGCGGGTGCAGTTCTTCGGGACCCACCTGACCCCCTTGCTCACTCCCGACACCTTCTTCGTCATCGCCCGCTTCGTCATCGATTACCGGGCCGAGCTGCACTATCCGGGCCGGGTCCGCACCGCGACCTGGCTCGCCCGGGCGGGGCGCACCTCGCTCGGTTTCCGCCACCGGATCCTCACCGGCGACACGGTGGCGGGGGAGGCGGAATCGATCTGCGTGCTGCTGGCCAAGGACACGCGGCGGCCGGCGCCGCTCGGGGCGGCGGGTGAGGCGGCGGCGCGCCTAGTGGTCGAAACCCCGGCGGCCTGA
- the truB gene encoding tRNA pseudouridine(55) synthase TruB has product MTMHEDQPAEPPPPAARPAREGRDGAPRQDGQRHDGQRHDGPRQDGPRHDRPRGRGRPPGDRPKRREISGWVILDKGVGMTSTHAVAAVKRALNAKKAGHAGTLDPLASGILPIALGEATKTVPFVMDGRKAYVFAVTWGVETDTDDAEGRPVATSDDRPTQEQVEAMLPRFVGAIEQVPPRYSAIKIQGERAYDLARDGEVVELVARPVQIDRLAIVAHSPERTVIEAECGKGTYVRAIARDLGRALGCYGHVSALRRTRVGPFVEDQSCTVAALEAAEAEANAALLRPVETALDAVPHVPVSRDMAMRLMRGQPVILRGRDAPTEGKAYATCGGVLVAVGDVERGELVPHRVFHLGGTAPRNG; this is encoded by the coding sequence ATGACGATGCACGAGGATCAGCCCGCAGAGCCCCCGCCGCCGGCGGCCCGCCCCGCGCGCGAAGGCCGCGACGGAGCCCCGCGCCAGGACGGCCAGCGGCACGACGGCCAGCGGCATGACGGGCCGCGGCAGGATGGTCCGAGACACGACCGGCCCCGCGGCCGCGGCCGCCCGCCGGGCGACCGGCCCAAGCGCCGCGAGATCAGCGGCTGGGTGATCCTCGACAAGGGCGTCGGCATGACTTCGACCCACGCGGTCGCGGCGGTCAAGCGGGCGCTCAACGCCAAGAAGGCCGGCCATGCCGGCACCCTCGACCCGCTCGCCTCCGGCATCCTGCCGATCGCGCTCGGCGAGGCGACCAAGACCGTGCCGTTCGTGATGGACGGCCGCAAGGCCTACGTCTTCGCGGTGACCTGGGGCGTCGAGACCGACACCGACGACGCGGAAGGGCGCCCGGTCGCGACCTCGGACGACCGCCCGACCCAGGAGCAGGTCGAGGCGATGCTGCCGCGCTTCGTCGGCGCGATCGAGCAGGTGCCGCCGCGCTACTCGGCGATCAAGATCCAGGGCGAGCGCGCCTACGACCTCGCCCGCGACGGCGAGGTGGTCGAGCTGGTCGCCCGGCCGGTGCAGATCGACCGGCTGGCGATCGTCGCCCATAGCCCCGAGCGCACGGTGATCGAGGCCGAGTGCGGCAAGGGCACCTACGTGCGCGCCATCGCCCGCGACCTCGGCCGGGCGCTCGGCTGCTACGGCCACGTCTCGGCCCTGCGCCGCACCCGCGTCGGTCCCTTCGTCGAGGACCAGTCCTGCACCGTCGCGGCGCTGGAAGCCGCCGAGGCCGAGGCCAACGCCGCTCTCCTGCGCCCGGTCGAGACGGCGCTCGACGCCGTACCGCACGTGCCGGTCTCCCGCGACATGGCGATGCGGCTGATGCGCGGTCAGCCGGTGATCCTGCGCGGCCGCGACGCACCGACCGAGGGCAAGGCCTACGCGACCTGCGGCGGCGTGCTCGTCGCGGTCGGCGACGTCGAGCGGGGTGAACTCGTGCCGCACCGGGTGTTCCACCTCGGCGGCACCGCCCCGCGCAACGGCTGA
- the rbfA gene encoding 30S ribosome-binding factor RbfA, translated as MRKPQESTGPSQRQQRVAELVRHALAEVLSRGDIQDPVLSQHVITVPEVRMSPDLKLATAYVMPLGGQDERPVIEALERNKKVLRQEVARRVALKFAPDLRFRRDETFDEAARIDRLLRSEKVQRDLGSEPDTEE; from the coding sequence GTGCGCAAACCCCAGGAATCCACCGGCCCCTCGCAGCGCCAGCAGCGCGTGGCCGAACTCGTGCGGCACGCCCTCGCCGAGGTGCTGAGCCGCGGCGACATCCAGGACCCGGTCCTGAGCCAGCACGTGATCACCGTGCCGGAGGTCCGGATGTCGCCGGACCTCAAGCTCGCCACCGCCTACGTCATGCCGCTCGGCGGCCAGGACGAGCGCCCGGTGATCGAGGCGCTGGAGCGCAACAAGAAGGTCCTGCGCCAGGAGGTGGCGCGCCGGGTGGCGCTGAAATTCGCCCCCGACCTGCGCTTCCGCCGCGACGAGACCTTCGACGAGGCGGCGCGCATCGACAGGCTCCTGCGCAGCGAGAAGGTCCAGCGCGACCTCGGGTCCGAGCCGGACACCGAGGAGTAA